In Poecile atricapillus isolate bPoeAtr1 chromosome W, bPoeAtr1.hap1, whole genome shotgun sequence, one DNA window encodes the following:
- the LOC131591961 gene encoding one cut domain family member 2-like, with protein MRSGRGGRRCLGGEPGACAMNPELAMEPLGSLHGAAGHEPELMGSPSPHHGRSAGPLRVPPPPPPPPPPHQELPPAARPAMVPSMASLLDGAAEYRPELSIPLHHAMSVPCEASPPGMGMSGTYTTLTPLQPLPPISAVSDKFHHPHAHPHAHHHHHHHQRLPGSSGGGFALMRDERGLPAVNSLYGPYKEVPAVGQSLSPLGNGLGPLPGAQQGLHGYGPPGHDKMLSPNFEAHAAMLARGEQHLPRGLGTPPAMLPPLNGAHHPAAPGPPPHGPALPAGRERPPPAAGPQGNGAGQLEEINTKEVAQRITAELKRYSIPQAIFAQRVLCRSQGTLSDLLRNPKPWSKLKSGRETFRRMWKWLQEPEFQRMSALRLAACKRKEQEPNKERNNSQKKSRLVFTDLQRRTLFAIFKENKRPSKEMQITISQQLGLELTTVSNFFMNARRRSLEKWQDDLSSGGSSSAPSTCSKA; from the exons ATGAGGAGCGGGCGCGGCGGCCGGCGGTGCCTGGGCGGGGAGCCGGGTGCGTGCGCCATGAACCCCGAGCTGGCGATGGAGCCGCTGGGCAGCCTGCATGGGGCGGCGGGGCACGAGCCGGAGCTgatgggcagccccagccctcacCACGGGCGCAGCGCGGGGCCGCTCCgggtgccgccgccgccgccgccgccgccgccgccgcaccaggagctgccccccgccgcccggcccgccATGGTGCCCAGCATGGCCTCGCTGCTGGACGGCGCCGCCGAGTACCGACCCGAGCTTTCCATCCCGCTGCACCACGCCATGAGCGTGCCCTGCGAGGCCTCGCCGCCCGGCATGGGCATGAGCGGCACCTACACCACGCTGACGCCGCTCCAGCCCCTGCCGCCCATCTCCGCCGTCTCCGACAAGTTCCACCACCCGCACGCCCACCCGCAcgcccaccaccaccaccaccaccaccagcgCCTGCCGGGCAGCTCCGGCGGCGGCTTCGCCCTCATGCGGGACGAGCGCGGGCTGCCGGCCGTCAACAGCCTCTACGGGCCCTACAAGGAGGTGCCGGCCGTGGGGCAGAGCCTCTCGCCGCTGGGCAACGGGCTGGGCCCGCTCCCTGGCGCCCAGCAGGGCCTGCACGGCTACGGGCCGCCGGGCCACGACAAGATGCTGAGCCCCAACTTCGAGGCGCACGCGGCGATGCTGGCGCGGGGAGAGCAGCACCTGCCCCGGGGGCTGGGGACGCCCCCGGCCATGCTGCCGCCCCTGAACGGCGCTCACCACCCCGCGGCCCCCGGGCCGCCGCCGCAcggccccgcgctgcccgcCGGCCGCGAgcggccgccccccgccgccggccCGCAGGGCAACGGAGCGGGCCAGCTGGAGGAGATCAACACCAAGGAGGTGGCACAAAGGATCACGGCGGAGCTGAAGCGCTACAGCATCCCGCAGGCCATCTTCGCCCAGCGAGTGCTGTGCCGCTCCCAGGGGACCCTGTCGGACTTGCTGCGGAACCCCAAGCCTTGGAGTAAACTCAAGTCCGGCCGGGAGACGTTCCGCAGGATGTGGAAGTGGCTGCAGGAGCCGGAGTTCCAGAGGATGTCTGCCCTGCGGCTGGCAG CCTGCAAACGCAAAGAGCAAGAGCCCAACAAAGAGCGGAACAACTCCCAGAAGAAATCCCGCCTGGTTTTCACGGACCTCCAGCGCCGAACGCTTTTCGCCATCTTCAAGGAGAACAAGCGTCCCTCCAAAGAAATGCAGATCACcatctcccagcagctgggCCTGGAGCTCACCACCGTCAGCAACTTCTTCATGAACGCGCGCCGGCGCAGCCTGGAGAAGTGGCAGGACGACCTGAGCTCCGGGGGCTCCTCGTCGGcgcccagcacctgcagcaagGCGTGA